Proteins from one Desulfonema limicola genomic window:
- a CDS encoding C13 family peptidase: MKIKLLKKLQTTVLILFVIFIYSPAFAELKINSVYPTIGKMGESLPVTIKGSGFDADTRVSMSLDTGNRKAIIGYVDTPGSANDVTVIGTTAYVADGGSGLQVIDISNPAQPFIIGSVDTPDIAIGVTVSGTTAYVADGRSGLQIIDISIPSKPFIISSVDTPDWAYCVKILDTTAYVADSDSGLQVIDVNIPTNPIIIGSVDTPGAAYDVKIIGTTAYVADNGGLLVIDISIPTKPVIISSVETQGWAEDVTVIGTTAYVADADKGLQVIDVTIQTQPVIVGSVDTPGWAKDVTVIGTTAYVADADKGLQIIDISNPKQPVIIGSVDTPGSANNVTVIGTTAYVADGNDGGLQVIDISNPAKPVIISSVETQGWAEDVTIIGTTAYVADSSRGLLVIDISNSAHPIIIGSVAGSAYGITVNDSTAYVTNDGSGLQVIDIINPAEPVIIGSVDIPGLSWDVKVRGSMAYVAVGEWGDQGLQIIDISTPEQPAIIGSVGTQDSAYGVTVNDSTAYLANGHSGLQVIDVSNPAKPVIIGTVDTPGSANDVTIIGTTAYVADGYSGGLQVLDISNPAEPIIVGSVNTPGEAESVTVIGTIAYVADWDSGIQVIDISTPAKPVITSSVDTPGYARDVALTETTAYVADTDEGLNIVPLPIEISPISLTNIETLSLTLPSPQISGNYTIRVFNNTESYEIIGAVTFMETDIYEVKAQEKAVIIAGYNAPDDPLWDYTRKNANNAYNTLLNRGYKHENIFYLSHENIDADGDGKNDVDREPTLENLSYAIKTWVNSTESPAQGLVLYMVDHGGFERFQLNPNEFISAQTLDSWLDTLQTAMPGKLIFVYDACQSGSFLSSLAPSAGQDRLLLASASPNEKAVFQDNGETSFSWNFWDKIKAGFKIGPAFTRSKDAMQVFQTPLINDLNLASPVFIGRDCVYAPIGPIIYDLSPNDLILNGETSAAISVKVDQQDPAIGMNYVRAIIIPPGFASRSADTTVTDLPEVELTDIDKDNIYEAPCNYFTAAGTYKITISAEDKEGNKAYNPDRIITIVQNNGTQQGDINGDDLVNLADVMIALKVTAGMPTDTLIRPNYAYSGADVSGNGIIGMEEFVYCLRKSAGF; this comes from the coding sequence GTTGCAGATGGAGGCAGCGGGTTGCAGGTAATAGATATAAGCAACCCAGCACAGCCTTTTATTATTGGATCTGTGGATACTCCTGATATAGCAATTGGCGTAACAGTGTCCGGAACCACGGCATATGTGGCTGATGGACGCAGCGGTTTACAAATTATTGATATAAGTATCCCGTCAAAGCCTTTTATTATTAGTTCAGTTGATACTCCAGATTGGGCATACTGTGTAAAAATATTAGACACTACGGCATATGTGGCTGATAGTGACAGTGGGTTGCAGGTGATAGACGTAAACATCCCAACAAACCCTATCATTATCGGGTCGGTGGATACTCCAGGTGCTGCATATGATGTAAAGATAATTGGTACAACGGCATATGTAGCTGATAACGGCGGTTTGCTGGTTATTGATATAAGTATCCCAACAAAACCTGTTATTATCAGTTCTGTGGAAACTCAGGGATGGGCAGAAGATGTAACAGTAATTGGTACAACGGCATATGTAGCTGATGCTGACAAAGGTTTGCAGGTGATAGACGTAACTATTCAGACACAACCAGTTATTGTCGGTTCGGTGGATACCCCGGGTTGGGCAAAGGATGTAACAGTAATTGGTACAACGGCATATGTAGCTGATGCTGACAAAGGTTTGCAAATAATAGACATAAGTAATCCAAAACAACCTGTTATTATAGGTTCTGTGGATACTCCGGGTAGTGCAAATAACGTAACGGTAATTGGCACAACAGCATATGTAGCTGATGGAAATGACGGCGGCTTACAGGTGATAGATATAAGCAACCCTGCAAAACCTGTTATTATTAGTTCGGTGGAAACCCAGGGATGGGCAGAAGATGTAACTATAATCGGCACCACGGCATATGTGGCTGATAGTAGTAGAGGTTTGCTGGTGATAGATATAAGCAATTCGGCACATCCTATTATTATCGGTTCGGTTGCAGGTTCGGCATACGGTATAACTGTGAATGACTCCACGGCATATGTGACTAATGATGGCAGTGGTTTGCAGGTAATAGATATAATTAATCCAGCAGAACCTGTTATTATCGGTTCGGTTGATATTCCGGGTTTGTCATGGGACGTAAAAGTTAGAGGTAGCATGGCATATGTGGCAGTGGGTGAATGGGGAGACCAAGGTTTACAAATTATAGACATAAGCACTCCTGAACAACCTGCTATCATCGGCTCCGTGGGTACTCAAGATTCAGCATACGGCGTAACAGTAAATGACTCAACAGCATATTTAGCTAATGGACACAGTGGTTTGCAGGTGATAGACGTAAGTAACCCCGCAAAACCAGTTATTATTGGTACAGTGGATACTCCGGGTAGTGCAAATGATGTAACAATAATTGGCACAACGGCATATGTAGCCGATGGATACAGCGGCGGCCTCCAAGTGTTAGATATAAGCAACCCGGCTGAACCTATTATTGTTGGTTCAGTGAACACTCCAGGTGAAGCAGAAAGCGTTACAGTGATCGGAACAATAGCGTATGTGGCTGATTGGGACAGTGGCATACAGGTGATAGATATAAGCACCCCGGCAAAACCTGTTATTACTAGCTCGGTAGATACTCCGGGTTATGCAAGAGACGTAGCACTGACTGAAACCACTGCATATGTGGCTGATACTGATGAAGGTCTAAACATTGTTCCTCTCCCCATAGAGATTTCACCAATCTCCTTAACAAATATAGAAACCTTGTCTTTAACACTTCCCTCCCCCCAGATTTCCGGCAATTACACCATACGTGTCTTTAACAACACTGAAAGCTATGAAATTATAGGTGCAGTAACATTCATGGAAACAGATATTTACGAAGTAAAGGCACAGGAAAAAGCCGTTATTATTGCCGGATACAACGCCCCTGACGATCCCTTGTGGGACTACACCCGTAAAAACGCCAACAATGCTTATAACACCCTGCTTAACCGGGGTTACAAACATGAAAACATATTTTACCTGAGCCATGAAAACATTGACGCTGACGGTGACGGGAAAAATGATGTTGACAGGGAACCGACCCTTGAAAACCTGTCCTATGCCATAAAAACCTGGGTCAACAGTACAGAGTCCCCGGCACAGGGGCTTGTTCTTTACATGGTTGATCACGGCGGTTTTGAAAGATTCCAGCTTAATCCAAATGAATTTATATCAGCGCAGACATTAGACTCCTGGCTTGATACCTTACAGACAGCCATGCCTGGAAAACTTATTTTTGTTTATGATGCCTGCCAATCCGGTTCATTTTTATCATCCCTTGCACCCTCAGCCGGGCAGGACAGGCTGCTTTTGGCAAGCGCATCACCCAATGAAAAAGCCGTATTCCAGGATAATGGCGAAACCTCTTTTTCCTGGAATTTCTGGGATAAAATCAAGGCAGGCTTTAAAATAGGACCTGCTTTTACCCGCTCAAAAGATGCAATGCAGGTATTTCAAACACCCCTTATAAACGATTTAAACCTTGCCAGCCCTGTATTTATCGGCAGGGATTGTGTATATGCGCCAATCGGTCCCATTATCTATGACCTTTCTCCAAACGACCTGATTTTAAACGGTGAAACATCAGCAGCAATCAGTGTAAAAGTTGACCAGCAGGATCCAGCCATAGGCATGAATTATGTCAGGGCAATCATAATTCCCCCTGGTTTTGCCTCCCGTTCTGCTGACACAACTGTTACTGACCTGCCGGAAGTGGAACTGACGGACATTGACAAAGACAATATTTATGAAGCCCCGTGTAATTATTTTACAGCAGCAGGCACATACAAAATCACAATTTCAGCAGAGGATAAAGAAGGCAATAAGGCATACAATCCTGACAGAATCATAACAATTGTCCAGAACAATGGAACCCAGCAAGGCGACATAAACGGGGATGATCTTGTAAACCTGGCAGATGTCATGATTGCCCTGAAAGTAACAGCCGGAATGCCGACTGACACCTTGATCCGCCCCAATTACGCATATTCCGGCGCTGATGTCAGCGGAAATGGGATAATCGGCATGGAAGAATTTGTTTACTGCCTTAGAAAATCAGCGGGGTTTTGA
- a CDS encoding caspase family protein has protein sequence MKKVYLKYLKTSMAFICYVSLILFASQTVIAVTGPSAGKPAGEKYALLIGIDKYTGSDFKPLQGAKNDVKLIKEILVSRFNINPENITMLLDENADHDTIKMEFENLAQRLNPEDMVYIHYSGHGSYTCDLNGDEDPAWAKDSTWVSYGTRSSSSSSVQNCGEIRDSQNNQALSASRSVSPGKLKDYDILDDEIHNWLASLEKKTSQVIFVSDSCHSGTVSRGEETLMTRGIPIDMRPHPLGTAPASPSILSGLRVTACLDSEKANEYNAQGVIHGLFTWFWAQSLQDSHPGQTWKDLYNQTCARIRAASSYPQHPQIEGNRDQAVFGGQFKEHVNTIPVTYVSYDGKEAKIGAGTLTGVTKGSVFRKYDPDSDIKNLPSLEIIHTEANTSKGRTAGTLKVGDMMTLETYQHNTEPLKIMIRADSEKDKPLADKIRKAVTGLSAYEITANQNETAFVIQILRPKKKDGNYIYKSENDTLPQSFEDQPAECWVLNEHEHLYNEKLKISAQDPEKCIKLLCDNLSKIAKVKNLTALSAAPGQESFFDLNITIWHEAPQGITAGIIEVDGKRWQKEETVNAEELEEYNLKSGSLLTFSIYNKSERDYYVYLINITSDGDIIPFYPPPYQSPESAKVRAGYERRVEEVTLQVEKPKEYVRLIASLEPIDIYILNQKGFENRSESRLSPIEELLIIKAGHTRGKVQGAIPAASWTTVQGTFNIE, from the coding sequence ATGAAAAAAGTTTATCTTAAATATTTAAAAACAAGCATGGCATTTATCTGTTATGTAAGCCTGATTCTTTTTGCTTCTCAAACAGTCATTGCCGTAACCGGACCTTCGGCAGGTAAGCCTGCTGGTGAAAAATACGCTCTTTTAATCGGCATTGATAAATATACAGGCTCGGATTTTAAACCATTGCAGGGCGCAAAAAATGATGTAAAGCTTATAAAAGAAATTCTTGTGAGCCGGTTTAACATAAATCCTGAAAATATAACCATGCTTCTTGATGAAAATGCAGATCATGATACTATAAAAATGGAATTTGAAAACCTTGCACAAAGATTAAATCCTGAAGATATGGTATATATTCATTATTCAGGACATGGATCATATACATGCGATCTGAATGGAGATGAAGACCCTGCCTGGGCAAAGGATTCAACCTGGGTTTCTTACGGCACACGGTCGTCTTCGTCTTCATCTGTTCAGAATTGCGGTGAAATCAGGGATTCACAAAATAACCAGGCTTTATCCGCATCCCGTTCAGTATCTCCTGGAAAATTGAAAGATTATGATATCCTGGATGATGAGATTCATAACTGGCTTGCGTCCCTTGAAAAGAAAACCAGTCAGGTAATCTTTGTTTCAGATTCCTGTCATTCAGGAACAGTCTCGCGGGGTGAAGAAACCCTGATGACACGGGGTATTCCCATTGATATGCGCCCCCATCCCCTGGGAACTGCCCCGGCATCACCATCTATTTTGAGCGGACTCAGGGTAACAGCCTGCCTGGATAGTGAAAAAGCAAATGAATACAATGCCCAAGGAGTTATACACGGTCTTTTTACCTGGTTCTGGGCGCAAAGCTTACAGGATTCTCATCCTGGTCAAACCTGGAAGGATTTATACAACCAGACCTGTGCAAGAATCAGGGCTGCAAGCAGTTATCCCCAGCACCCGCAGATTGAGGGAAATAGAGATCAGGCTGTTTTTGGAGGACAATTTAAGGAACACGTCAATACAATACCTGTAACCTATGTAAGCTATGATGGAAAAGAGGCAAAAATCGGGGCAGGTACTCTTACAGGTGTTACCAAAGGTTCTGTTTTCAGGAAATATGACCCTGATTCAGATATTAAAAATCTGCCTTCCCTTGAAATTATCCACACTGAAGCAAACACCAGCAAAGGCAGGACTGCCGGCACACTTAAAGTGGGAGACATGATGACCCTTGAAACATATCAGCATAATACAGAACCTTTAAAAATAATGATCCGGGCAGATTCGGAAAAAGACAAGCCTTTGGCAGACAAAATAAGAAAAGCTGTGACCGGGCTTTCTGCATATGAAATTACAGCAAATCAAAATGAAACAGCCTTTGTTATTCAAATACTGCGACCAAAAAAGAAAGATGGAAATTATATTTACAAATCGGAAAATGATACCCTTCCACAGTCTTTTGAAGACCAGCCTGCTGAATGCTGGGTTTTGAATGAGCATGAGCATCTGTATAATGAAAAACTGAAAATAAGCGCGCAAGACCCTGAAAAATGTATTAAACTTCTTTGTGATAATCTAAGCAAAATTGCAAAGGTAAAAAACCTGACAGCCTTGTCTGCTGCTCCTGGGCAGGAAAGCTTTTTTGATTTGAACATTACCATATGGCATGAAGCTCCCCAGGGTATTACCGCCGGAATTATAGAAGTAGATGGAAAACGCTGGCAGAAGGAAGAAACCGTTAACGCAGAGGAATTGGAAGAATATAATCTTAAATCCGGCAGTCTCTTGACTTTTTCAATTTACAATAAATCAGAACGGGATTATTATGTATATCTTATTAATATTACATCTGACGGGGATATTATTCCATTCTATCCCCCGCCGTATCAGAGTCCTGAATCTGCAAAGGTCAGGGCGGGATATGAACGCAGGGTTGAGGAAGTAACGCTCCAGGTTGAAAAACCAAAGGAATACGTCAGGCTTATTGCCAGCCTGGAACCCATAGATATTTATATCCTGAACCAGAAAGGATTTGAAAATAGATCCGAAAGCAGGCTTAGTCCTATTGAGGAACTGCTGATTATAAAAGCAGGTCATACACGCGGTAAGGTACAAGGAGCAATACCAGCAGCCTCATGGACAACTGTCCAGGGTACATTTAATATTGAATAA
- a CDS encoding RNA polymerase sigma factor, whose protein sequence is MKEKISYDYVFAQRICRELKAGNHEAVKEIHSRFQNQFSNFVRFRISGYISHKHDTDEVLNTFWIELLNGNAVCSYQGENNASLYSFLLKTLNWRVQDWMRQKAKERLVFSTGNNEKHIKTDCCINSGNMDNHISPEIILEQVECRKIFYKALLELEQAFPMDAHLVYMRLKEMTYKQIADKIGKKESAVKKQFTREGTGSMAKFKIILEQNINKQGISITDLIKSLG, encoded by the coding sequence GTGAAAGAAAAAATTTCATATGATTATGTCTTTGCACAAAGAATATGCAGGGAATTAAAAGCTGGAAATCATGAAGCAGTAAAAGAGATTCACTCCAGGTTTCAAAACCAGTTTTCAAATTTTGTCCGCTTCCGTATTTCAGGATATATTTCCCATAAACATGATACAGATGAAGTGCTGAATACATTCTGGATAGAATTGTTAAATGGAAACGCAGTTTGCAGCTATCAAGGTGAAAATAATGCTTCCCTGTATAGTTTTTTATTAAAAACCCTTAATTGGCGGGTCCAGGACTGGATGCGTCAAAAAGCAAAAGAGCGTCTTGTATTTTCAACAGGAAATAATGAAAAGCATATTAAAACAGACTGCTGCATAAATTCAGGCAATATGGATAATCATATCTCCCCTGAAATCATTCTCGAACAGGTTGAGTGCAGGAAGATATTTTATAAAGCTCTGCTGGAGCTTGAACAGGCTTTTCCTATGGATGCTCATCTTGTTTATATGCGGCTCAAAGAAATGACTTATAAGCAGATAGCTGATAAAATCGGAAAAAAAGAGAGTGCCGTCAAAAAACAGTTCACAAGGGAAGGCACTGGAAGCATGGCAAAATTTAAAATCATTCTGGAGCAGAATATTAATAAACAAGGTATCAGCATAACAGATTTAATTAAGAGTCTGGGATAA
- a CDS encoding DUF4384 domain-containing protein has product MNHKNDKWEEIFEFAAEDVITHLKFPKDCPMYEKVIAFALDELEPFEQEEVKTHIISCTACMDLFFDLRTAEAISSETQEQTVHSEIMAFIKGEKKTAESGRLCHKISLSQKIFEFIKHFLSLLITPKGISALAACSLVMFIVIYNVIDKSIPLNSSMILTVRPPVTRGSETPGLRNVNQGDILKTGDNYKITIYADKDGYCYVILAGDSGRIKLLFKGRISAGKTLEIPGRENWEQLDPYTGDKGIETVYLISSHEEIEDFDIRFNKLKAVGADQIYIIFPKAFIKGFWFRHE; this is encoded by the coding sequence ATGAACCATAAAAATGATAAATGGGAAGAAATTTTTGAATTTGCAGCAGAAGATGTTATAACCCATCTAAAGTTCCCAAAAGACTGCCCCATGTATGAAAAGGTTATTGCTTTTGCCCTTGATGAGCTTGAGCCTTTTGAACAAGAGGAAGTTAAAACTCATATAATTTCATGCACTGCCTGCATGGATTTGTTTTTTGATCTGCGGACAGCAGAAGCCATAAGCAGTGAAACGCAAGAACAGACTGTTCACTCTGAAATAATGGCATTCATTAAAGGTGAAAAAAAAACTGCGGAATCCGGTCGTTTGTGTCATAAAATTTCCTTATCGCAAAAAATTTTTGAGTTTATAAAACATTTCTTATCGCTTCTTATCACCCCAAAAGGCATATCTGCTCTGGCAGCATGTTCCCTTGTAATGTTTATCGTTATTTACAATGTTATAGATAAATCAATTCCATTAAATTCCAGTATGATATTAACTGTCCGACCTCCTGTAACCAGGGGAAGTGAAACACCAGGTCTCCGCAATGTTAATCAAGGTGATATACTCAAAACAGGGGATAATTATAAAATTACTATTTATGCTGATAAAGACGGATACTGCTATGTAATACTTGCCGGTGATTCAGGGCGCATAAAACTGCTTTTCAAAGGCAGAATTTCAGCAGGAAAAACCCTTGAAATCCCTGGAAGGGAAAACTGGGAGCAGCTTGATCCATATACAGGCGATAAAGGAATTGAAACCGTGTATCTGATTTCATCACATGAAGAAATTGAAGATTTTGACATCAGGTTTAATAAATTAAAGGCTGTGGGAGCAGATCAGATTTATATTATTTTTCCAAAAGCCTTTATTAAAGGGTTTTGGTTCAGGCATGAGTAG
- a CDS encoding AAA family ATPase: MTTKKLPIGLSDFKELMVNDYYYIDKTKYIKDIIKSSAKILLLPRPRRFGKTLNLSMLKYFFDKSLENNKQLFKELEIEKHEEFELHQGKYPVIFMTFKDVKHLNWEHCLSSLKYVIYDEFTKHRYLMEGDSLFPDEKIFFQKALERSLSQDECHNALKYLSKCLSRYYNMPVVILIDEYDTPIHAGYAKGYYEEIISFMRNFLSGGLKDNTYLFKGVLTGILRVAKESVFSGLNNLGVYTLLDKEFNTFFGFTEPETANLLKDYDLSNRFNEVSSWYNGYNFGGKVIYNPWSILQFTHRKPKIPSPYWVNTADTGMIDSLATKGGREVKEEIGYLLEGKSIVKPVYESIVIYDLEKRDDLLWSFLLFSGYLKTAGEKGQKNTYQLAIPNREVRYIYEEMIIRWFGEKIESSRIETLLNSLIKGNIDDFEYLLADIVEKVLSFHDTGGTEPEKFYHAFILGLLVWLEDRYEVKSNRESGLGRYDAALIPKDRSKIGIIMEFKKVNKRKKETPEQTLKKAMEQIEKKKYAAELQAAGIKDIIKIAIAFKGKELWLEHSLLK, translated from the coding sequence ATGACAACAAAAAAACTTCCAATAGGATTATCAGATTTTAAAGAACTGATGGTAAATGATTATTACTACATTGATAAAACAAAATATATCAAAGATATTATAAAATCCTCAGCAAAAATACTCCTGCTGCCTAGACCCAGACGCTTTGGCAAAACCCTGAACCTGAGTATGCTCAAATACTTTTTTGACAAAAGCCTGGAAAATAATAAACAACTATTCAAAGAACTGGAAATTGAAAAACATGAAGAATTTGAATTACACCAGGGAAAATATCCTGTAATATTCATGACTTTTAAAGATGTGAAACATCTTAACTGGGAGCATTGTCTAAGCAGCCTTAAATACGTTATTTACGATGAATTTACAAAACACCGGTATCTTATGGAAGGAGACAGCCTTTTTCCTGATGAAAAGATATTTTTTCAAAAAGCCCTTGAACGCTCCCTGTCTCAAGATGAATGCCATAACGCACTAAAATACCTGAGCAAATGCCTTAGCCGTTATTACAATATGCCTGTTGTCATTCTTATTGACGAATACGACACGCCGATTCATGCAGGTTATGCTAAAGGCTATTATGAAGAGATCATCAGCTTTATGCGAAACTTCCTCAGCGGGGGATTAAAAGACAATACTTACCTGTTCAAAGGTGTTTTAACCGGCATCCTTCGTGTTGCAAAGGAATCCGTGTTTTCAGGCTTAAATAATCTTGGAGTTTATACGCTTTTGGATAAAGAATTTAACACCTTTTTCGGATTTACAGAGCCAGAGACAGCAAATCTGCTTAAAGATTACGATCTGTCAAACAGGTTTAATGAAGTTTCCTCATGGTATAACGGTTATAATTTCGGGGGAAAAGTTATTTACAATCCCTGGTCAATATTGCAGTTTACCCATAGAAAGCCCAAAATACCATCTCCTTACTGGGTAAATACTGCAGATACAGGCATGATTGACAGCCTTGCAACAAAAGGCGGCAGGGAAGTGAAAGAAGAGATCGGGTATCTCCTGGAAGGAAAAAGCATTGTCAAGCCTGTTTATGAGTCTATTGTTATTTATGATCTTGAAAAAAGAGACGATCTGCTGTGGAGTTTCCTTCTTTTCAGCGGTTACCTTAAAACTGCTGGAGAAAAAGGTCAGAAAAACACATATCAGCTTGCAATACCCAACAGGGAAGTACGTTATATTTATGAGGAAATGATTATAAGATGGTTTGGGGAAAAGATTGAATCATCAAGAATTGAAACCCTGTTAAATTCATTGATTAAAGGAAATATTGACGATTTTGAATACCTGCTTGCAGATATTGTTGAAAAAGTCCTGAGTTTTCACGATACAGGAGGAACCGAGCCTGAAAAGTTTTACCATGCTTTTATACTTGGACTTTTAGTATGGCTTGAAGACAGGTATGAGGTAAAAAGCAACCGTGAATCAGGGCTGGGGCGTTATGATGCTGCTCTTATTCCAAAAGACAGGTCAAAAATCGGGATTATAATGGAATTTAAAAAAGTAAATAAACGTAAAAAAGAAACCCCGGAACAGACCCTTAAAAAAGCAATGGAACAGATTGAAAAGAAAAAATATGCAGCAGAACTTCAAGCAGCAGGGATAAAAGACATTATTAAAATTGCCATTGCATTTAAGGGTAAGGAGCTTTGGCTTGAGCATAGTCTTTTGAAGTAA
- a CDS encoding AAA family ATPase, whose protein sequence is MTTKKIPIGLSDFKKLIEEDCYYIDKTKYIKDVIKSSSEILLLPRPRRFGKTLNLSMLRYFFENSKESCKALFKELEIEKHEVFELHQGKYPVIFLTFKDVKHLNWSDCLNGLKSVVYYEYARHRYLMEKDTLFPEEKNIFNK, encoded by the coding sequence ATGACAACAAAAAAAATCCCAATAGGATTGTCAGATTTTAAAAAACTGATTGAAGAAGATTGTTATTACATTGATAAAACAAAATATATCAAAGATGTTATAAAATCCTCATCAGAAATACTTTTACTCCCAAGACCCAGGCGCTTTGGCAAAACCTTAAATTTGAGTATGCTCAGATATTTTTTTGAAAACTCTAAGGAAAGCTGCAAGGCATTGTTCAAAGAACTGGAAATTGAAAAACACGAGGTTTTTGAGCTGCACCAGGGAAAATATCCTGTAATTTTCCTGACATTTAAAGATGTAAAACATCTTAACTGGTCTGACTGCCTGAACGGATTAAAATCAGTTGTTTATTATGAATATGCAAGACACCGTTATCTTATGGAAAAAGATACCCTGTTTCCTGAAGAAAAAAATATTTTCAACAAGTAA
- a CDS encoding AAA family ATPase, producing the protein MPDADYNDALKKLSMYLGRCYNMPVVILIDEYDTPIHAGYAKGYYEEIISFMRNFLSGGLKDNTYLFKGVLTGILRVAKESVFSGLNNLGVYTLLDKEFNTFFGFTEPETANLLKDYDLSNRFNEVSSWYNGYNFGGKVIYNPWSILQFTHRKPKIPSPYWVNTADTGMIDSLATKGGREVKEEIGYLLEGKSIVKPVYESIVIYDLEKRDDLLWSFLLFSGYLKTAGEKGQKNTYQLAIPNREVRYIYEEMIIRWFGEKIESSRIETLLNSLIKGNIDDFEYLLADIVEKVLSFHDTEGRESEKFYHAFILGLLVWLEDRYEVKSNRESGLGRYDAVLIPKDRTKIGIIMEFKKVNERKKETPEQTLKKAMEQIEKKKYTAELKAAGIKDIIKIAIAFKGKELWLEHSLLK; encoded by the coding sequence CTGCCTGATGCTGATTATAATGATGCTTTAAAAAAACTCAGCATGTATCTGGGACGCTGTTACAATATGCCGGTTGTCATACTGATTGACGAATACGACACGCCCATTCATGCAGGTTACGCCAAAGGCTATTATGAAGAGATCATAAGCTTTATGCGGAATTTCCTCAGCGGAGGACTGAAAGACAATACCTATCTTTTTAAAGGTGTTTTAACCGGCATTCTTCGTGTTGCAAAGGAATCCGTGTTTTCAGGACTTAATAATCTTGGAGTTTATACGCTTTTGGATAAAGAATTTAACACCTTTTTCGGATTTACAGAGCCAGAGACAGCAAATCTGCTTAAAGATTACGATCTGTCAAACAGGTTTAATGAAGTTTCCTCCTGGTATAACGGTTATAATTTCGGGGGAAAAGTTATTTACAATCCCTGGTCAATTTTGCAGTTTACCCATAGAAAGCCCAAAATACCATCTCCTTACTGGGTAAATACTGCAGATACAGGCATGATTGACAGCCTTGCAACAAAAGGCGGCAGGGAAGTGAAAGAAGAGATCGGTTATCTCCTGGAAGGAAAAAGCATTGTCAAGCCTGTTTATGAATCTATTGTTATTTATGATCTTGAAAAAAGAGACGATCTGCTGTGGAGTTTCCTTCTTTTCAGCGGTTACCTTAAAACTGCTGGAGAAAAAGGTCAGAAAAACACATATCAGCTTGCAATACCCAACAGGGAAGTACGTTATATTTATGAGGAAATGATTATAAGATGGTTTGGGGAAAAGATCGAATCATCAAGAATAGAAACCCTGCTAAATTCATTGATTAAAGGAAATATTGACGATTTTGAATACCTGCTTGCAGATATTGTTGAAAAAGTCCTGAGCTTTCATGATACCGAAGGCAGGGAATCGGAAAAATTCTATCATGCTTTTATACTTGGACTTTTAGTATGGCTTGAAGACAGGTATGAGGTAAAAAGCAACCGCGAATCAGGGCTGGGGCGCTATGATGCTGTTCTTATTCCCAAAGACAGGACAAAAATCGGGATTATAATGGAATTTAAAAAAGTCAATGAACGTAAAAAAGAAACCCCGGAGCAGACCCTTAAAAAAGCAATGGAACAAATTGAAAAGAAAAAATATACAGCAGAACTGAAAGCAGCAGGGATAAAAGACATTATTAAAATTGCCATTGCATTTAAGGGTAAGGAGCTTTGGCTTGAGCATAGTCTTTTGAAGTAA